CGAATACGGGCAGGCTGACGACTATCGCAGGGGCGGATACGATGAGTATGATTCAGGACTCGAAAGCGGCTACGGAGAGAAGGATTATGGAAACGGACAGTACCTTTCCTTCCTGGATAAATTTGTGGGCCTTCTTAGAAATCCTTCAGGAACATTTCCTTCACTGTACTCGGATGAACTTAGCGACGGCCTGAAGTTCATGCTTGTCATGATGGCGATATCGGCAGTCGTCAATACGATGCTCACCGGATTTCTTGCAAGCAAAATTCTTCCCGGCCTCGATACATTTTCCGGTCTCGGGAGCAATCCCGCATCGCTTGTAACACTGATAATTGAGGTATTCATATTCCTTGTCCTGACACTTGCCATATACGGACTCTTAACGTTCGCGATCAGCAAGATCTTCGGAGAGGAGATGTTCCCTGACGAGTCTATGAAGGTTACCATGTATGCATCGGCTCCCTTTGCAGCCGTAGGATTGATCCCGTTATTCGGGCTGTATATTGCCCCGATCTGGACCATATACCTCCAGGCAAAAGGGCTTGAAGAATGCAACGAGATAGAAGGGCGTGCCGCGATCTTATCGTCGGTAATTGCCGCAATAATCCTGGCAGCTTTGTTCTATTTAGTTATTATAAGCGGAAAGGTGGGATTCGAATG
This DNA window, taken from Methanolacinia paynteri, encodes the following:
- a CDS encoding YIP1 family protein; this encodes MDTYDYAREQTIVQTTVKLSANTYQLSVTNYRLAFVPRESTGVSPFSYYYEYITGFRPVQSGYYEPCIELSIRYSNGMTDAMQIVFADAGDRDRVLYAISDASAQRHSEKEAERDPFLQKRQDLAMQDEYGNYRDEYGQADDYRRGGYDEYDSGLESGYGEKDYGNGQYLSFLDKFVGLLRNPSGTFPSLYSDELSDGLKFMLVMMAISAVVNTMLTGFLASKILPGLDTFSGLGSNPASLVTLIIEVFIFLVLTLAIYGLLTFAISKIFGEEMFPDESMKVTMYASAPFAAVGLIPLFGLYIAPIWTIYLQAKGLEECNEIEGRAAILSSVIAAIILAALFYLVIISGKVGFE